A genomic region of Deltaproteobacteria bacterium HGW-Deltaproteobacteria-18 contains the following coding sequences:
- a CDS encoding bifunctional oligoribonuclease/PAP phosphatase NrnA: MPLLKQITEQLRDADNFLVLAHVSPDGDALGSMLAMGELLDALGKKVVLFNESGIPSRFEWLAPKREILPQLPEDEPDNLIVLDCGSAERAGELIAPWLKTKKVFNIDHHLGNPLFGTMNWVEQRASSVGEMVGMLARKLGVPLVGLLGEYIYLALISDTGDFCFNNTRPETLEMAAEILRLGLLPGPFHEQKQSTGTLNQLQMRGTVLQRARLHADGQISLICFTRELFEQTGTGPEDTEGLVNTVLYVNGVLVAISLREEEHGIKFSLRSKSSVNVQAVAFRFGGGGHRNAAGGTLLMDMEQAKATMLQAVTEELANS; this comes from the coding sequence ATGCCCCTCCTGAAACAGATAACTGAACAACTGCGGGACGCGGACAACTTTCTGGTCCTCGCCCACGTTTCTCCAGACGGCGACGCCCTGGGTTCCATGCTGGCCATGGGAGAACTTCTTGATGCCCTTGGCAAGAAGGTCGTCCTGTTCAACGAATCCGGCATACCCAGCCGTTTCGAATGGCTCGCGCCCAAGCGCGAGATTCTGCCCCAGTTGCCAGAGGACGAGCCGGACAACCTCATCGTCCTGGACTGCGGCAGCGCCGAGCGGGCCGGAGAGCTCATCGCCCCGTGGCTCAAGACCAAGAAGGTGTTCAACATCGACCACCACCTGGGCAACCCCCTGTTCGGCACCATGAACTGGGTCGAGCAGCGCGCGTCATCGGTGGGCGAGATGGTCGGCATGCTGGCCCGAAAGCTCGGTGTCCCGCTGGTGGGCCTGCTGGGAGAATATATCTATCTGGCGCTCATTTCCGACACCGGGGACTTCTGTTTCAACAACACCCGCCCCGAAACCCTGGAGATGGCGGCAGAAATCCTGCGCCTCGGGCTTTTGCCCGGCCCGTTTCATGAACAGAAGCAGTCCACCGGGACGCTCAACCAGCTGCAGATGCGCGGCACCGTTCTGCAACGGGCCCGTCTGCATGCGGACGGACAGATCAGCCTCATCTGCTTCACTCGCGAACTCTTCGAACAGACGGGCACCGGCCCCGAGGACACCGAAGGGCTGGTCAACACCGTCCTTTATGTGAACGGGGTGCTGGTGGCCATCAGCCTGCGCGAGGAAGAGCATGGCATCAAATTTTCGCTGCGCTCCAAGAGCAGCGTCAACGTGCAGGCCGTAGCCTTCCGCTTCGGCGGGGGCGGCCATCGCAACGCCGCCGGCGGGACTCTGCTCATGGACATGGAGCAAGCCAAGGCGACGATGCTCCAGGCCGTGACCGAGGAGTTGGCCAACTCATGA
- the rbfA gene encoding ribosome-binding factor A: MQRSNSRRAIQMGDQIMQVLASLLIQEAEDPNLALVTITGVRLNRDFSIAEVLYTHIRGRTAEPEITKALYHAKGFLRSRLSKELNLRGIPDLRFKWDTFLEDMVYDAPPETDN, encoded by the coding sequence ATGCAAAGAAGCAATTCGAGACGCGCCATTCAGATGGGCGATCAGATCATGCAGGTCCTGGCCTCTCTCCTGATTCAGGAAGCCGAGGACCCGAACCTGGCCCTTGTCACCATCACCGGGGTGCGTTTGAACCGGGATTTCAGCATCGCCGAGGTCCTCTACACCCACATACGCGGACGCACGGCAGAGCCAGAGATCACCAAGGCGCTCTACCACGCCAAGGGTTTCCTGCGCTCCCGGCTGAGCAAGGAGCTCAACCTGCGCGGAATCCCGGACCTGCGTTTCAAGTGGGATACCTTTCTCGAAGACATGGTGTACGATGCCCCTCCTGAAACAGATAACTGA
- a CDS encoding DUF503 domain-containing protein has translation MIIGTLRLEFRLHGVFSLKEKRKSANSLKQKLRNTFNVAVAETEAQDSHQALVLSVVTVSNDTAHVHSRLSKVLAMVEASTADELVHADMDVFGA, from the coding sequence ATGATCATCGGCACCCTGCGCCTGGAATTCCGGCTGCACGGCGTTTTTTCCTTGAAGGAAAAACGAAAAAGCGCCAACAGCTTGAAGCAGAAGCTGCGCAACACCTTCAATGTGGCTGTGGCCGAAACCGAAGCCCAGGACTCACATCAGGCCCTGGTTCTCAGTGTGGTCACGGTTTCCAACGACACGGCGCACGTGCACAGCCGTCTGTCCAAAGTCCTGGCCATGGTGGAAGCTTCCACCGCCGACGAGCTTGTTCATGCCGACATGGACGTATTTGGAGCCTGA